A genome region from Streptomyces sp. NBC_01296 includes the following:
- a CDS encoding DUF397 domain-containing protein, giving the protein MAESMISQPLAGWGKPDLDLSGADWQSSSRGAGDVQIAFVEGFIAMRNGDRPESPSLIFAPDEWRKFVMNARGGEFDLT; this is encoded by the coding sequence GTGGCCGAAAGCATGATTTCGCAGCCTCTGGCCGGCTGGGGCAAGCCGGACCTCGATCTCAGCGGGGCGGACTGGCAGTCGAGCAGCCGGGGGGCGGGCGACGTCCAGATCGCCTTCGTCGAGGGGTTCATCGCGATGCGCAACGGCGACCGCCCCGAGAGCCCCTCGCTGATCTTCGCGCCGGACGAGTGGCGCAAGTTCGTCATGAACGCGCGGGGCGGGGAGTTCGAC